From a single Thermothielavioides terrestris NRRL 8126 chromosome 3, complete sequence genomic region:
- a CDS encoding uncharacterized protein (Contains conserved domain FSH1[pfam03959], Serine hydrolase.): MQFLCLPGAFGSAKNFRVQLGPLAQEIERRGLASFVYTQGRHEVEPPKGWENYFGARPCYRFIDTRHGDVFDHLRRIIQMPRGLDAEDAMRMFQNLSTDESWQKEVLTEAVDDVFNTIDENPDVDAILGYSEGALIGASLVVEEAMRAERTGRPRRIKFAVFISGSPPFKQLDDGSVICLLADEVGTAIDIPTLHIWGCDDAFLTSAVALFNVCDPSKSELFDHGLGHIVPRDAENIRLISDILEDMIRKVEEENGRGVETSSNAGSLTDGDGPAGLFPQLED, translated from the exons ATGCAATTTCTGTGTCTTCCCGGTGCGTTCGGAAGTGCCAAG AACTTCCGGGTGCAGCTGGGCCCGCTGGCCCAGGAAATCGAACGGCGGGGGCTCGCATCCTTCGTTTACACCCAGGGGAGGCACGAGGTCGAACCGCCCAAGGGCTGGGAGAATTACTTCGGTGCCCGCCCGTGCTACCGCTTCATCGACACGCGCCACGGCGACGTCTTCGACCACCTGCGACGCATCATCCAGATGCCCCGCGgtctcgacgccgaggacgcgaTGCGCATGTTCCAGAACCTGAGTACGGATGAGTCGTGGCAAAAGGAGGTCCTGAccgaggcggtcgacgaCGTGTTCAACACGATCGACGAGAACCCGGATGTCGACGCCATCCTCGGCTACTCAGAAGGCGCCCTGATCGGGGCCAGcttggtggtggaggaggcgaTGCGGGCTGAGAGGACCGGGAGGCCGCGGCGCATCAAG TTCGCCGTCTTCATCTCCGGATCTCCCCCGTTCAAGCAGCTAGACGACGGTAGTGTCATCTgcctgctggccgacgaggTGGGAACTGCCATCGACATCCCGACTTTACACATCTGGGGTTGCGACGACGCCTTCTTGACCAGCGCGGTGGCCTTGTTCAACGTCTGCGACCCGTCCAAATCGGAGCTCTTCGACCACGGCTTGGGCCACATCGTGCCCCGCGATGCCGAGAATATCCGCCTCATATCTGACATTCTCGAAGACATGATCCGCAAGGTTGAGGAGGAGAATGGTCGAGGAGTGGAGACATCCTCCAACGCGGGCTCGCTGACGGACGGAGACGGCCCTGCGGGCCTGTTTCCGCAGCTCGAGGACTAA